CCTCTTCTTCAAAGTGGCCGAAAGAGAGGGGATAATGGAAAATGCTTAGAGACGTCCTCATCATCTTCAGGAAAGAACTGAAAAACGTTTTCAAAGATGGAAGGACCATATTCGCGGTCCTCATACTTCCCATGCTGATCATGCCGATTATTTTCTTGGTGATCAACACCGTCAGCACCTCGCAGGCCAAATCCTTCGAAGAGACCGTGTACGAGGTGAATCTGGTGAATCTTCCCGATGAACGCTTCGAAGGGATACTCGCCGGTCTGATTAAGTACAGGGCCGTTCAGAACACAGACAAAGAGGCGGTTTTATCCAGAGACAATTATTTGATCGTGGAGTTCCCTGCCGACAGCGATCAGAGAATCGCGAGGGGCGAAGGTCTAGACGCGAAGGTTTACTTCAATTCGACTTCGAGAGGCTCTTCCTACGGCGCCCAGATGATTAGAAACGCCCTCTCGAATTACTCGAGTCTCTTGCTCGCCGACAGGCTGGCACAGCACGGTTTGTCGCTGGCCGATCTCAATATGGTCAGCGTTCAGCAGGAGGATGTCGCCCCCGAAGAGTCACGCGGAACGGAGTTTCTCGCGGTTTTGATACCGTACTTTCTGCTGATATATATATTCTCCGGAGCAATGAACATAGGCCTTGATACCACCGCAGGCGAGAAGGAAAGGGGCAGCATGCCGGTCCTGCTCGTGAATCAGGTCTCCAGGACTTCGATAGCGATGGGCAAAATCCTCTATGTGATGATGATCGCGGTGCTCAACAGTGTCTTCACCTTCATTGGCCTGATGATCGCTTTCAGACTGGGAGGACCGGCCTTCGGCGCCGGAGAGATGAACTTCTCGTCTCTTTCTCCTTCCACTCTGGCCGGACTTTTCGTAACACTTCTCACTATGGCAGGGCTGGCAGCTTCGATCATCGTGCTCCTCGGTTCGCTGGCCAGAAACATAAAGGAGGGCGGCGGCTACATACTTCCGATCTACATTTTCGCCGTAGTCCTGGGCGTTGCCACCATGCAAATGGAATCGCCGGACAACCCGCTCCTGTACATCATCCCGCTAATAAACTCGATATTCGTCATGAAGGACATAATAACCTTGCAGTTCGTGAGCTGGCGCTTTTTGCTTATGCTCTTGAGCAACCTGACATATGTTTCGGTCCTGATATTCGCGCTGGCAAAGGTGTTCAACAGCGAGAAGATAATGGATTCCTCCGGGTCGTAAAACCGGCCGGATCGATAAACTCGAAGCGCCCGATCAGGGCGCTTCGATTACTTTTACGGGCGTGGAGATCAGCAGCTCTTTGCCGTTGAAAGTGAAAACTCCCTCTATGTAGAAGGCGTTGAATGAGACTTTATCGACAGTTATCTCCTCTTCTTTCCCTATAGTTTTATATTCGAAGAAGGCCTTTCGGAAATCCCTCACGGTCGAGAGAGAGTGAAAAAAACGCAATTCCACGAGCCTCGAGTCTCTCTCATCGACATTAAAACGCACCTTCACGTTCGAGGCCGTCTCTTCGAGAAAGATCTCGATAGATGGTAATTCCAGCCCGGTATTTAAATGGGATATCATCCCCTGGATCGCCTGAGTGACCCTGTAAACTTCGGTGCCGTGACCGGCGTTGGGTGCGTACACCATGCCGGAGTAACCGGGAAGGTCGTAGATATAAAGGTTGGCCGCATCCACGGGCCAGTATGGATCGTTGGTCCCCACAACGATGAGCTTGGGAAGGTCGAGCGAATCCCTGTAAGTGAAGGGATCCACCAGCTCCAGAAGTTCTCGTTTATTCGGATCGTCGAAGTCGTTGAGTATGCCACTATCCACATACTCCCTTATGGAACGGCTGAAACTTCCCCAAAATTCAATCTGGTGACGCATCTGGTCGACGAGGTTGAGGTTGTCGTAGGCTATTGGAACGATACCCTCCACTCTCTCATCGATCGCCGCCGTGAGCCAGGTGGTCCACCCCCGTTTCGATCCTCCGCTCAGAACGAACCCCTCGACGCTGTCGCCGCTGCTCGTGGCGTAATCCTGGATTAGATTCATCGAAACTACCGTCGATTCGACCATCGGTACGAGCGCCGGCCACCGTGGATCACCGGTTCTGAGAAACTCCAGAAAAGTATGACTGATCAGCCAGTCCTCCCTCTTTCCTCCAAAGAGCGGCTGGTTGGGAACATCGAAGAGAACGGCCACGTACGCCCTGTTCTGGAGCGCCATTAGCCGGAATACCGCCAGCTCATCCTCGGAATAAGAGTAGTCGCCCGTTATGAAGATCAGAGCCACTCTCGACTGAACACTCGGGGGCCGGATGATAAGCAGGTGGTTCTGCCATTCGATGCCCTGCCAGGTGAAAGGAGTGAAAAGAAGGGTTTCTATCCTTATCAGTCCCGCCGACGGAGTATCCACGACCCGGGCTCCGGCTTCGGCCAGAGTTTCCGGAAGCGATTCCTCGTACACTAGTTCACGTAGATTGACGGCGCACGAAAAAGTGGCGGGCAGAAGAAAGAGAAAGAGGAATAGATAACCGATTTTCGACCTAATCACTATCGACAACCTCCAGTAAAGTATTGGCGGCGTTGCGTATCCGATCAACCGCAGAGGCCTCTCCCTTGAGGCTTATGCCTCTGTTGTTCAAGATGAAATCGATCAAGACTTCGAGATCGAAGAAGTAGTGAGTGAAAAGCTCGCCCGCCTTTTCGAAGACGGCTTTTTCGACCACGGCATCGACGGGTAGCTTCCTCTTCCAGAGCATAGGCTCTTTATTGTACTTTCTCCTGGATTTATGGATTTCTTTTATTTCGCTGATCTGAATGAAGAGAAACCCATCTTCCTCTCCCAAACCGGCGAATATCTCTTGCCTTTCGTCGGAACAGGCCGGATGAAAGTAAACGGCTCTACCGTTTTCCAGCAGGACTCTGAGGACCTTCTCCTCCTCTATCGCTTTCATCAGAGTCTGCCGTATCTCGGTTCTGCTGGGGATTTCTATACCGAGTGAACCTGAGAATAGAGAGGGGATATCGTAAGGCTTAGTATATGAATAACCCGATTTCTCTCTGGAGTAAGAGAGAGGAGCCCCGAGATTGGTCCTCAGGTACCTGATATCTCTCTTGGCCTGTCTGGTAGATATACTGAACTTTTTCGCAAAATCATCGAGCGAAGGCAACCCATCTTTCGAAAGATTGCTGTGAAGCCATAGAAGACGTACTTCACGGGACATAAGAAACACCTCCTGTCCCCTCAGCACCGAAACACAAGTAGATCGTAAGCCTGAACAGATGCTAAAATATATCTATTCAATTATACAAAAAACGCCCTAACATGTCCACGATATTCATAGGTAAAAGGAGTGTCCGATGATTAAAGGTATGATTTTCGACCTCTTTGGCACCTTAGTTAGTAATCACAGACTCTTCGGGCCCGTCTGCGAGAAGATGGCAAAAGATGGCTCCGCCGATCTTAAAGAGCTGGAAAACGAATTTGTCAGGCTATACAGAAAGTACTTCAAAGACTATCACAAGGCGGCCTTTCAGCCAGAGAAATTCTATTACTATCTATTGATGGACGAGATGATTAAAAAATTCAACCTGAGCGGAGACATCGAATCTTACTGCAACTATATGTACTCTTCCTTCGGCAAGCTCCCGGCCTATCCCGATGCGAAGATCTTGAAGAAACTCTTCAAAGAATACACGATCGCCATAATAACCAACGCCGACACTTCCTTCGTGAACGAAGCAATAAGGAACAACAGAATCCCCTACCACGTTCTGCTGACCTCGGAAATGGCGAGATCCTATAAGCCCTCCTGTGAGATATTCAATCGGGCGCTTCATTTGATGGGCCTTGAGAGAGACGACGTGATATTCGTCGGAGACAGCATCAGGGTGGATATGATGGGTGCGGCCGGAGCCGGTATAAAGGGAGTGCTGATAGATCGTTCGAGATCTTATCCCGACTACGCTCCCAGGATCACAAGCCTTGAAGAACTTCAGCACATAGACCTTTGAGATCGCCTTTCGCCTCGAGTCGCATAAAGAAAATCATTCCTCCGGAGAGAATTCGGAACAATGAAGAAGAGAGCCGCGGCTCTCTTCTTTTTTATCCGACAAATCTCAAAACATACTACATAGCTGAACGGCTAGAGGTTTTCACTCGATCGTGAATGCCCATTGACTGCTTCCGGTGTATTGTGAGTTTGAATCTACAACTGCGATTGTTAGAACATAATTGCCCGCGTCTGAAGGTATTATCGCTTTGAGGGCAGCCTCTTCATCGCTTAGAAGGCATGAAGCCGAGTAATTTTCCGAAGGTACGTCGGTGATGGTGAACTGGATATCAGTCTCGGGTATGGAAACGGGTTCTCCCTCGACAGTAATGACTCCCGCAAAGCTTATCGACGGCGATGTGCCGCTCGCTATCAAATTATTTTCGTTGATACGGAACACCACGGCCGTTTTTCCCGATGTCGGAGCATAGTCGTTGACATTGCCGAAACTATGCTGGTTGGCGGTTATTATGAATTCCGGAGACGCGTTTGCGAGTGTTCCGAAGTCACTCTGCTGGTTGGGATAGCCGGGGGCATTTCTCTCCCAGGGGTTTCTGTTATCGGGACGGTTATCGATCGGCGGAATCGGCGGCATGCCTTCAGGTTGCTGTTGGGGAGCCTGTCTCATGTTCATGAGTGGATCCATCATCCCCGGCCTAGGCATCATTCCCGAAGCGTTACCGCTGTACGACTGCTGCGCTCCTCCGGAGTAGATTCCTCCTGCAAGATAAAGTCCGTCTCTCTCTTCGACTCCGGCGTTCGTTCCGCCGGAATATACATGATAAACCGTGTCAAGAAGCAGCTCCGGCGAACTGAAAGTGAGACTCTGGTAGATCTTGCCCGGTCCGAAAATCACGATCTCGTTTCCCTGTTGATCTGTGATGCGTATCAAAGTCCCGGCGCTTTTTACCGATGCGTAACTCAACTCCATGTACGGCTGCTCCGAAGAG
This portion of the Mesotoga infera genome encodes:
- a CDS encoding ABC transporter permease, which codes for MLRDVLIIFRKELKNVFKDGRTIFAVLILPMLIMPIIFLVINTVSTSQAKSFEETVYEVNLVNLPDERFEGILAGLIKYRAVQNTDKEAVLSRDNYLIVEFPADSDQRIARGEGLDAKVYFNSTSRGSSYGAQMIRNALSNYSSLLLADRLAQHGLSLADLNMVSVQQEDVAPEESRGTEFLAVLIPYFLLIYIFSGAMNIGLDTTAGEKERGSMPVLLVNQVSRTSIAMGKILYVMMIAVLNSVFTFIGLMIAFRLGGPAFGAGEMNFSSLSPSTLAGLFVTLLTMAGLAASIIVLLGSLARNIKEGGGYILPIYIFAVVLGVATMQMESPDNPLLYIIPLINSIFVMKDIITLQFVSWRFLLMLLSNLTYVSVLIFALAKVFNSEKIMDSSGS
- a CDS encoding PhoPQ-activated protein PqaA family protein; its protein translation is MIRSKIGYLFLFLFLLPATFSCAVNLRELVYEESLPETLAEAGARVVDTPSAGLIRIETLLFTPFTWQGIEWQNHLLIIRPPSVQSRVALIFITGDYSYSEDELAVFRLMALQNRAYVAVLFDVPNQPLFGGKREDWLISHTFLEFLRTGDPRWPALVPMVESTVVSMNLIQDYATSSGDSVEGFVLSGGSKRGWTTWLTAAIDERVEGIVPIAYDNLNLVDQMRHQIEFWGSFSRSIREYVDSGILNDFDDPNKRELLELVDPFTYRDSLDLPKLIVVGTNDPYWPVDAANLYIYDLPGYSGMVYAPNAGHGTEVYRVTQAIQGMISHLNTGLELPSIEIFLEETASNVKVRFNVDERDSRLVELRFFHSLSTVRDFRKAFFEYKTIGKEEEITVDKVSFNAFYIEGVFTFNGKELLISTPVKVIEAP
- a CDS encoding HAD family hydrolase, translating into MIKGMIFDLFGTLVSNHRLFGPVCEKMAKDGSADLKELENEFVRLYRKYFKDYHKAAFQPEKFYYYLLMDEMIKKFNLSGDIESYCNYMYSSFGKLPAYPDAKILKKLFKEYTIAIITNADTSFVNEAIRNNRIPYHVLLTSEMARSYKPSCEIFNRALHLMGLERDDVIFVGDSIRVDMMGAAGAGIKGVLIDRSRSYPDYAPRITSLEELQHIDL
- a CDS encoding carbohydrate-binding domain-containing protein; its protein translation is MHLTIEGGAIRINSQDDRINANEDGVSVITINGGYLYIDAGNGSEGDGIDSNGYLIINGGTLVSLANGRSGDGGIDADMDIKINGGTVVALGSRNDATSASSEQPYMELSYASVKSAGTLIRITDQQGNEIVIFGPGKIYQSLTFSSPELLLDTVYHVYSGGTNAGVEERDGLYLAGGIYSGGAQQSYSGNASGMMPRPGMMDPLMNMRQAPQQQPEGMPPIPPIDNRPDNRNPWERNAPGYPNQQSDFGTLANASPEFIITANQHSFGNVNDYAPTSGKTAVVFRINENNLIASGTSPSISFAGVITVEGEPVSIPETDIQFTITDVPSENYSASCLLSDEEAALKAIIPSDAGNYVLTIAVVDSNSQYTGSSQWAFTIE